The stretch of DNA TTGGCCATGGCGGCAAGGCTGTTCATTTTCATGTTCTGCCCCAACCTACTTGAACTTCACTTACAACAGAACTGGAGTGGTGGAATGGGGGTTGTTCCAggcaagaacaacaaaaagaaattgtCCTTATCTGAAATTCAGCGATCTTCATGAATAAGCATTTCTCTGATTGTGGTATAtgcctttaattttatttctagagtgacaaatttttggttttgacagtttttttctaGCTTTATAGTTTCTTCTTGGGGAGAGAATATGTCAACCTCACTCCATCATGCTGAAGTAAATCTTCATCTCTTAATTTTATCTCTCAAAAATATCCTAAGGATTCCCTCTGGAGCCTGATAAGTAATTGCAGTATCTGGTTTCTATGGTTGGATGATTCAGGATTCCAGGAATAATAGTTACTTTTTAGACCTCTAAAGAAGAAGTAACAACCACGTAAATGAAAAGATGCTTCTTAAATCATGGAGAATCAGGGCTTAGTATCACTGTATTTTCAAACTGTTTCAGCCTTACTTTATAACTGAtttagtatatttttcttttaatttcagacTTCAGTGAAGTTCCTTATGACTTCCCCTGAAATTGCTTCCTTATCATGGGGGCAAATGAAAGTAAAAGGCTCTAATACAACCTATAAGGACTGCAAAGTATGGCCAGGGGGTAGTCGGACTTGGGATTGGAGAGAAAC from Homo sapiens chromosome 11, GRCh38.p14 Primary Assembly encodes:
- the AAMDC gene encoding mth938 domain-containing protein isoform f (isoform f is encoded by transcript variant 18); its protein translation is MTSPEIASLSWGQMKVKGSNTTYKDCKVWPGGSRTWDWRETGTEHSPGVQPADVKEVVEKGVQTLVIGRGMSEALKELD